In the genome of Daucus carota subsp. sativus chromosome 9, DH1 v3.0, whole genome shotgun sequence, the window GCAACAGAAGGCGCTTCGACTTGTCCCTGCACTCAAAAATCATCACAAGTTCATCAAGGCACCAACTAGAGAAAGCATAGTCTTTCGACAACACAACTATCCAACTTCCTGACTGCCGGATGCCCTTTTCTATCTCATATTCTATATCCTCTCCCCTCTCAATCTCCTCATGATCTCTGAAGACGATCAGTCCTTCATCGCGTAAAGCCTTATAGAGGTGGTCAGTGAAGGTTTTCCGTGTATCTTCGCCTCTAAAGCTAAGGAAAACATCATAACAGTAGTTTTGAGATGATGAAGCACAGGATTTTGATGTGTGCATGGCTGAAAATGTGACAGCTCTGAGTTTTTTATTACTTGGGGGTGAAGCAGAGGAAATGAGAATGATATAGTATATGTTATGCTAATAAAATTCGGGGACATTTTAATATAGGTTCCCACTTCCGCAACAGCGTATCAAAACTGCCAACTCTTTTCTTCGGTGCGTTCTCAGCCTCAACCTCAAGATAACGCcattttattatttacattaCAAAAACATAACtgtttttcttataatttagTACCTCTCGGTTc includes:
- the LOC135149394 gene encoding TMV resistance protein N-like, which gives rise to MHTSKSCASSSQNYCYDVFLSFRGEDTRKTFTDHLYKALRDEGLIVFRDHEEIERGEDIEYEIEKGIRQSGSWIVVLSKDYAFSSWCLDELVMIFECRDKSKRLLLPVFYHVDPSDVRKQSGLISEAFCMHEERFNKERDDAKRKILMDKLKRWRSALSQLASLEGMPLQNIANG